The following coding sequences lie in one Spinacia oleracea cultivar Varoflay chromosome 1, BTI_SOV_V1, whole genome shotgun sequence genomic window:
- the LOC110785767 gene encoding ADP-ribosylation factor GTPase-activating protein AGD3 isoform X2 — translation MHFGKLDDSPMFRQQLQCLEESAESLRERCQKFYKGSRKYTEGLGEAYDGDIAFASALETFGGGHNDPISVAFGGPVMTKFTIALREIGTYKEVLRSQAEHMLNDRLLQFVNIDLHDVKEARRRFDKACLVYDQAREKFLSLRKGTKGDVATILEEELHQARSTFEQARFNLVTTLSNIEAKKRFEFLEAVSGTMDAHLRYFKQIKAGDTKDYREETALDKCNVGNPLEHGYELLHQMEPYINQVLTYAQQSRERSNYEQAALNERMQEYKRQIDRETRWCSNGSNGSPNGDGIQAIGRSSHKTIDAVMQSAAKGKVQTIRQGYLSKRSSNLRGDWKRRFFVLDSRGMLYYYRKECSKPSSSGPRSSGQRNSSELGSGLLSRWLSSHYHGGVHDEKSVAHHTVNLLTATIKVDADQSDLRFCFRIISPTKNYTLQAESASDQMDWIEKITGVIASLLSSQTPERCLSANPMGGLHRSASESSSVESSDFDHATNEENISERCLTAMHHDRPLRSSLQQRSFMRSEKPIDLLRKVGGNDKCADCGAPEPDWASLNLGLLVCIECSGVHRNLGVHISKVRSLTLDVKVWEPSVISLFQSLGNSFSNSLWEELLRSKGAFHVDLSASSSLKADKSQQLFISKPSAADSIAIKEKFIHAKYADKLFVRKPKDTQHLRLLAQQIWEGVRNNDKKAVYRYIVNFEADVNAVYELTSTSSSLTLAKVMRLPEQTNHGPNSSQWTGELSCKSSESSSSVSAENELLSMEDLDGCSLLHLACEYADIGMLELLLQYGANVNASDSRGQTPLHRCVLKRKAVAARLLLTRGADPQAVDGESRTPLDIARETKFDDPEFFHVEFKAD, via the exons ATGCATTTCGGAAAGCTTGATGACTCTCCTATGTTCCGCCAGCAG CTGCAATGCTTGGAGGAGAGTGCTGAATCATTAAGAGAAAGATGCCAAAAGTTCTACAAAGGATCTCGAAAATACAC TGAAGGGCTTGGTGAGGCGTATGATGGTGACATTGCTTTTGCTAGTGCTTTAGAAACATTTGGAGGAGGTCACAATGATCCGATCAGTGTTGCTTTCGGTG GTCCTGTAATGACAAAATTTACTATTGCATTAAGAGAGATTGGGACTTATAAGGAAGTACTCCGTTCTCAG GCTGAGCACATGCTTAATGACCGGCTGTTACAATTTGTCAATATTGATTTGCATGATGTGAAG GAAGCGCGCAGACGTTTTGACAAGGCGTGTCTTGTGTATGATCAG GCTCGTGAGAAGTTCTTGTCACTTAGGAAGGGAACAAAAGGTGATGTTGCTACGATCTTAGAGGAG GAGCTGCATCAGGCAAGATCTACGTTTGAGCAAGCTCGCTTTAATCTG GTGACTACTCTTTCTAACATTGAAGCAAAAAAGAGATTTGAGTTCCTTGAAGCCGTCAGTGGGACCATGGATGCACATCTGCGTTACTTCAAGCAG ATAAAGGCTGGGGATACGAAGGACTATAGAGAAGAAACTGCTCTGGATAAATGCAATGTTGGCAATCCTTTGGAGCAT GGCTATGAGCTGTTGCATCAGATGGAGCCGTATATAAACCAG GTCCTGACATATGCTCAGCAATCCAGAGAAAGGTCCAATTATGAGCAGGCAGCTCTTAATGAAAGAATGCAAGAGTACAAGAGACAAATTGATCGAGAGACTAGATGGTGTTCTAACGGATCTAATGGATCTCCAAATGGCGATGGTATACAAGCTATTGGTAGAAGTTCACATAAAACAATAGATGCAGTTATGCAATCTGCCGCAAAAGGAAAG GTTCAAACCATAAGGCAGGGTTATCTCTCGAAACGTTCATCTAACTTGAGAGGGGATTGGAAGAGAAGGTTTTTTGTCCTTGATAGCCGAGGAATGCTTTACTACTACAGGAAAGAGTGCAGTAAACCATCT AGCTCCGGGCCCCGTAGTTCTGGTCAGAGGAATAGTTCTGAACTTGGTTCTGGATTGCTTAGTCGCTGGCTTTCTTCACATTATCATGGTGGGGTGCATGATGAGAAATCTGTTGCCCATCATACTGTAAATCTGCTAACTGCAACAATAAAAGTTGATGCTGATCAGTCAGATCTACGGTTTTGCTTCAGGATTATCTCACCAACCAAAAACTACACATTACAG GCAGAAAGTGCATCGGATCAAATGGATTGGATTGAGAAAATAACAGGGGTCATTGCTTCGTTGTTAAGCTCTCAAACCCCTGAAAGG TGTCTGTCTGCTAATCCAATGGGAGGTCTTCATCGATCTGCCAGTGAGAGTAGCTCCGTCGAAAGTTCTGATTTTGATCACGCTACAAATGAAGAAAACATATCTGAGAGATGCCTCACTGCTATGCATCATGACCGCCCATTGAGAAGTTCACTACAACAGCGATCATTCATGAGGTCTGAAAAGCCAATTGATCTGCTGAGGAAGGTTGGTGGTAATGACAAATGTGCAGATTGTGGAGCCCCAGAACCTGATTGGGCTTCCTTAAATCTGGGATTACTTGTTTGCATCGAATGTTCAGGTGTTCATCGCAATCTTGGTGTTCACATTTCAAAG gttAGATCACTTACACTCGACGTTAAAGTGTGGGAGCCCTCGGTCATATCATTATTTCAGTCTCTGGGAAATTCATTTTCTAATTCATTGTGGGAAGAACTTTTGCGGTCAAAAGGTGCTTTTCATGTTGATCTTTCGGCTTCAAG CTCGCTGAAGGCTGATAAGTCGCAGCAGCTTTTCATCAGCAAACCTAGTGCTGCTGATTCAATCGCAATAAAGGAAAAGTTCATTCATGCAAAG TATGCAGATAAGCTGTTTGTTCGGAAGCCAAAGGACACGCAACATCTTCGGTTATTAGCACAACAAATTTGGGAAGGTGTGCGTAACAATGACAAGAAAGCAGTATATCGGTATATTGTGAACTTTGAAGCAGATGTTAACGCTGTGTATGAGTTAACATCCACAAGCTCTTCTTTAACCCTTGCAAAAGTAATGCGGTTACCAGAGCAGACAAATCATGGACCAAACTCTAGTCAATGGACTGGGGAATTGTCATGCAAATCCTCTGAGAGCTCATCTAGTGTATCTGCCGAAAATGAATTGCTGAGCATGGAGGATCTAGACGGATGTTCCTTGCTTCACCTTGCTTGTGAATATGCTGACATAGGCATGTTGGAGCTCCTTCTGCAGTACGGCGCAAATGTAAATGCATCAGACTCTAGAGGTCAGACACCACTTCATCGATGTGTTCTGAAAAGGAAGGCTGTAGCTGCAAGATTGCTTCTGACAAG GGGTGCAGATCCGCAGGCTGTGGATGGAGAAAGTAGAACCCCTCTTGATATTGCCAGGGAAACTAAATTCGATGATCCTGAG